DNA sequence from the Peptoniphilus sp. GNH genome:
TCTCAGGTATTCTTATTTTTCTAAGTCCCGCGAGCATATTTGTTGCCCCTCTACCTCCAAGAATAATAGGAAATAGTAGAAATATTAAAATAAATCTAGGAAACAAATTTGCCGTAAACATTGTAATTTCATTCGGATATATGATTTCAAGACCGTAAATAAGTCCTATAATGATAGAAGTAATTCCTAAAGTCTTATATCTTCTATTTGCAAGAGAAAAAACGAGAGCTAATAAATTGCATTCAAAAATCAAACTTTTATTGTCGATTCCTACTGCAACCATACAAAGAAGCCAAAACAAAATATTTGTTCTCGGATCTAAAAGATTTTTTTCTCTTTTTGCCGGAGGTTGATGTTCTAAATCTTTTTCAAATATACTTTTAATGCTTTCAATATCTCTATTCTCTTTTACTTCACAAATCCTTTGTATCGTTCCATCATCAAGTTCCAAACATTTATCCGCAACTGATGAAATAAATTCTAAGTCATGGCTAATTGTTATCACGATTTTTTTCTTTTTCATATCGTTTATCAATCCCACTACAGCATCTAAACTTTTTTTGTCCATTCCTGAGGTTGGTTCATCTAAAATAACCACACTTTTATCCGAAAGATACGCCATCATTAAGGTTAATTTTTGCATTTGCCCACCTGAAAGAGAAAATGGATGTCTATCACGATATTTCCACATATCAAACTTTTTAAGTAGAGCTTCTATCTCATCATATTTGTTTCGATTTACACCGTACTTCAGTTCAGATAATACAGAATTTGTAAAAAATTGAAATTCAGCTTCTTGCATAATAAATAGGCTATCCTGCGATAGCTGCCTATGGCTCAATTCTTTTTCCTTTAAAAAAACTCTTCCCTTTTTTGGTTTCAATAGTCCACATACACATTTTCCTAAGGTGGTTTTACCTGAACCATTTTTGCCAATCAAGCAAGTCACTTCTCCCAAATAAGCTATAAACGACAAATCATTTAAAATATATTGTTTTTTATATCCAAAGGATATATTTTTTACCTCTAATTTATCATTGACAACATTAGAACACTTCTTCTGAACCTCAATCTGATTCAAATCCGTAACTCGTAAACACAAATTATTTAATTCATCCTTAGAAAATATCTTAAAATCGTCCTTATCATACTTTTCATAAAAGCTTCCATTTTTTATTAGCCAATATTCATCAGCCAACTCTTTCAAATAGTAAAGCCTATGTTCACTGATTATTAGAGTTTTTCCATCTTCTTTTAGAAGCAATAAGATATTTTTCAGTTTTTCTATGGCTAAATAATCTAAGTTTGCAGTTGGCTCGTCAAGTAAAATAATATCCGTATCCATTGCCCAAGCAGACATAATCGCTATTAGTTGACGCTCTCCGCTTGAAAGTTTGAATACTTCCCTGTTTTTCAAATACTCCAAGCCAAATTTTGAAAAAGCTTCTTCTGTTCTTCTTTTTATTATTTCCTGGCTTAACCCTTTATTTTCAAGTCCAAAAGATATTTCCGTATCGCTTTCCATTGTAAAAAATTGACTTCTTGGATCTTGAAAAACGGACGAAATCAATTCTCCAACTTCTCCAATGTTCTTGTTTTCTATATTGTTGCTATTTACCAAGATATAGCCATTAAATATCCCATCATAGAACTCTGGTATTAAATGGTTTAAGCACCTAAGTAATGTTGATTTTCCACATCCACTTTCGCCACAAAGAACTATGCAATCTCCTTTTGATATGCTGCCAATTACATCATCTAACGACTTTTCCTTTTTGCCTTCATAGGAAAAATCTATTTTAAAATCTAAAATATTTTCGTCCTTCTTGCCTTTATCGTACATAAATTCAATACCTATTTATAATTTCATCAAATATCTTTTCCCAACCCGCCCCAATAAATTCGCCGAGCATTTTTGTGTACTCGATTGTCTCCTCTTTGCTATATCCTTTTTCAATCACTAATTTAAAAGCACTAAATTGTTGATTCATCAAAAGCTCTACCAAATCTAATTTCATCTCACTTATATTCGGGTCTATATTTTCCCTTATAAATTGTTTTGTTATGGAAATTTTTTTATTCATCATTTCACGAAATATTGCTTCTACAGAACTGCCTTTACTTGAGCAAAGTATTAGTTTGCACTCCTCATAATATTTAAATAACACATCTACATATCCTTTGGTTTCTTTCTGAATGCTACGCAAAAAATGATCAAAGTTTTTATCTACGCAATATTCCCTATACGAGTATTCGTTCTCTTTTCTTTTCACACTTATAGCTTCTAAAAATTCTTTTATCAAACTATAAAAAAGTTCATCTTTCCCTTTATACCTTGTATAGATTGCTCCCGTTGTAACTCCCGCTCTTTTAGCAATATTGCCTATTGAAGCAGCCTGAAATCCATTTTGCAAAAACTCTATTTTAGCAGCTTCAATGATTGGTTTATCAAGTTCATGGTTTCTATTTGCCATGTCCATTCCTCCATTCTTACAAAACTTTAATTTTAATAGTATAATCAATAATCAAATTATCAATAATGATATTATTGATTATACATCAGTTAGTTTTATCTAACAATAGTTGTAAGATGTTTTTTAGAAAATTTACTGATTTACATATTTATTTGTATGAAATAAAATAGTCGGTGCAGTTTTAAAACTACGCCGACCACAAAGTCATAATTTTTTTCCATACTGGCTTTTTTCTTTTTTTAATATCTGTAATTATACTCTCGCTTCTTCTCTCTCTTTTTCCTTAGCTTCTCTAGTTCATCAAGTTGATATTGCGTAAGTTCTTTAGGTTCTTCTTGTGGCAATTCAAACTTGCCAATAAAGTTCAGGTATATTTCAACTTCCTGTGTTCTTTCATAGTTATCCCATTTACCCTCGTGAACCAGTATCTTATCTACAAATTCATTTATCATTGGAGTTGTAAGTTCGCTAAAATCAGCATATTTCTTTACAAGTGATATAAACTTATCTGCTCTAATACTATCTTCCTCAAAGTTTTTTAATATACTTTTTGAATGTTCAATGGATTTTTCTAATGCCATTTGCTCTTTTGAGGTTGAGTACACTTTTTTTATAAATTCTTCTTCATTCAACTTTATATACTCGCTTACTTCTTTGATAGTCTCTAAAACTAATTTATTAAGAACTTCGTTCCTGATATAGTGTGATGAACATTTTTCTTCAAAATTCCCTTTTGCTAAGTTATATGTTGAACAAATATATTCATCTTTAGGGGGGCGGCTTTTATCTGTTTTTCTGCCTGACCAATCTCTTTTAAATCCGGCTTTTCCACCTTTAGTAGTTTATATGTGTTCTTTTGTCTGATAGATAGTTTTTCATGTTGGAATATATAATCTGTATTTCCTCATTATTCATTGCTTTTATTTCTTCTGTGCTTTTATATGTTTTATATTTTCCATCTTGGTCTGCTTTTATGAGTTCATCTATTAGCTCTTGCCTTTTATTCATCTCTATTACCTCCTAGATCTGCCTTTATTTTCTTGGTCATATTGTAGCTTGGATAAAATATTTTTACCAGGTCTTATCTTTCTTGATTTTTGTAATAGTCTTTGGTTGATTGTCTTTTTTTATTAAACATATCACTATCTTGCTTATATTCTTTTATCTTTTCTATGATACTTTCTTTTTCTCCTCTCTTAATCGCCTTGTCAATTTCTATTGATAGGTCGATACCATATTCTTTATTTACTACTTCTACTGCATATTTGATATGATTTATTTCCTTGTATCTTTCCCTTATCTTCTCTGACTCTGTATTTAATTTACTGATTTCATCTTCTAAGTTTTTGATTTCTCCTATCCATTCTTTTTCTCTTAAATTTTTCTTTCCACTAATTTTTTCAATTAAGGTTCTTGCCCTTATATGTTGGTCTATTTCCTTTTGATTATTCTTGTAGAAGCTTTCTTTGAATATTTTCTTGCTTTCATATTCTTGGTAGGTTGCTTTTGTTTTTCTTACAGTCTTTGCATAGGCTAAACACTTATTAAGGTCTTCTATCTTTTGACTGTTTTCTTTTATGGTCTTATATATTTCAGAGTTTTTGCTTCTTAGGTTATTTATATGCCCTTGTAGGTCTGATATGGTTTTTATTTTGTTTTCTCTTAGATAATTTATTCCACTTGCATATCTTTTTAGATCATAGATTGCCTTGTTTCTTTTCCCATAAAATGATAATTCAGCTCTATTATTTTCTTGCATTTCTTGATAAAAGCTTAAATATTCATAGAGGTTAAAGAGTCCTGATTCATTTTCTATTTGCTTTTTACTTTGGTCTTTATATTCCTTGTATGATTCTTTTAGCTTATCTTTAAAGCCTGCTAACCATGATGTTATTTTCTTTATTTCATTGCCTATGTTTTTTAATAGTTCATTCTGTTTTTTTATTTCACGATTTATATCTCCTTTTTCTGTTCTTATTCCTTTTCTTTCCATTGCACTAGCACTTGCCCCTAGATGTATTGTTGGTATTTGTTTTATGCCTTGTCTTTTAAAACTCCTATGGTCTACTCTTTTTTCTATATTATTTTTT
Encoded proteins:
- a CDS encoding ATP-binding cassette domain-containing protein → MYDKGKKDENILDFKIDFSYEGKKEKSLDDVIGSISKGDCIVLCGESGCGKSTLLRCLNHLIPEFYDGIFNGYILVNSNNIENKNIGEVGELISSVFQDPRSQFFTMESDTEISFGLENKGLSQEIIKRRTEEAFSKFGLEYLKNREVFKLSSGERQLIAIMSAWAMDTDIILLDEPTANLDYLAIEKLKNILLLLKEDGKTLIISEHRLYYLKELADEYWLIKNGSFYEKYDKDDFKIFSKDELNNLCLRVTDLNQIEVQKKCSNVVNDKLEVKNISFGYKKQYILNDLSFIAYLGEVTCLIGKNGSGKTTLGKCVCGLLKPKKGRVFLKEKELSHRQLSQDSLFIMQEAEFQFFTNSVLSELKYGVNRNKYDEIEALLKKFDMWKYRDRHPFSLSGGQMQKLTLMMAYLSDKSVVILDEPTSGMDKKSLDAVVGLINDMKKKKIVITISHDLEFISSVADKCLELDDGTIQRICEVKENRDIESIKSIFEKDLEHQPPAKREKNLLDPRTNILFWLLCMVAVGIDNKSLIFECNLLALVFSLANRRYKTLGITSIIIGLIYGLEIIYPNEITMFTANLFPRFILIFLLFPIILGGRGATNMLAGLRKIRIPEKLLLILAVSFRFFPVLRNDFKLLRHVLRNRGSCKHKNIIKEKIDYLEALIVSLIFRVIRIGETLSASAETRGIALNHKKSSYVTLQFNLCDYILMIGMIVILMINIL
- a CDS encoding TetR/AcrR family transcriptional regulator; the protein is MANRNHELDKPIIEAAKIEFLQNGFQAASIGNIAKRAGVTTGAIYTRYKGKDELFYSLIKEFLEAISVKRKENEYSYREYCVDKNFDHFLRSIQKETKGYVDVLFKYYEECKLILCSSKGSSVEAIFREMMNKKISITKQFIRENIDPNISEMKLDLVELLMNQQFSAFKLVIEKGYSKEETIEYTKMLGEFIGAGWEKIFDEIINRY
- a CDS encoding DUF4368 domain-containing protein, producing MNEEEFIKKVYSTSKEQMALEKSIEHSKSILKNFEEDSIRADKFISLVKKYADFSELTTPMINEFVDKILVHEGKWDNYERTQEVEIYLNFIGKFELPQEEPKELTQYQLDELEKLRKKREKKREYNYRY
- a CDS encoding MobA/MobL family protein; amino-acid sequence: MADSFHFSVNIISRGKGKSAVASAAYISGEKIKNEWDGVTHDYTKKQGVISKEIYLPDQATKEYKDRKTLWNSVELFEKNSNAQLARNFIISLPKELSIEENKKMIEEYVQNKFVKEGMIVDLAIHDESRDGNQNIHAHIMTIVRPINEDGTWGQKSKKEYILDEKGEKILSKNGKPKTRKVELTTWNDKGNVEKWRENFSDLCNECLAKNNIEKRVDHRSFKRQGIKQIPTIHLGASASAMERKGIRTEKGDINREIKKQNELLKNIGNEIKKITSWLAGFKDKLKESYKEYKDQSKKQIENESGLFNLYEYLSFYQEMQENNRAELSFYGKRNKAIYDLKRYASGINYLRENKIKTISDLQGHINNLRSKNSEIYKTIKENSQKIEDLNKCLAYAKTVRKTKATYQEYESKKIFKESFYKNNQKEIDQHIRARTLIEKISGKKNLREKEWIGEIKNLEDEISKLNTESEKIRERYKEINHIKYAVEVVNKEYGIDLSIEIDKAIKRGEKESIIEKIKEYKQDSDMFNKKRQSTKDYYKNQER